The region TATGTTTATCGAGTTGCCTAATACAGTTGAAGGTTTGATACATATTAGTAAGTTACCTGAATATTTCCACTTTGTCGAAAGTCATTTAGCTTTAGTTGGTGAAAGAACTGGGACAACGTATCGAATTGGCCAAAAAGTAGTCATTAAAGTAACAAAAGCAGATCCAGAAACAAAAGAGATTGACTTTGAGTTGGTTTCTGTTGAAGAGGTTACAGACCAAGAAAAAATCACACTGCCAAAACAGGCCGGCAGACCACGTCGAAGTGGGAGACGTAACAATACGTCTAAACCAGATACCGATAAATTGAAAGTAAAATTAAATACAAAACCAAAAGGTGCTAAAAAAAGTTCAGGCACGCAAGGAAATAAAAAAGGTAAAAAACCTTTCTATAAAGAAGTAGCAAAGAAAAATAAAAGTAACCGTAAGAAAAAAAAGATTAAATAGTTGGAGGCGGTCATATGCCAAAAGGCGAAGGTAAATTAATTGCTCAAAATAGAAAAGCACGTCATGATTTTGCTGTTTTAGATACGATAGAAGCAGGTATGGTGTTACAAGGGACTGAAATCAAAGCAATTCGGGCTGGTCGAATGAATTTAAAAGATGGGTTTGCCAAGGTACGAAATGGTGAAGTTTTTTTACATAATGTTCATATAAGTCCTTATGAGCAAGGAAATTTATTCAATCATGAACCTCTGAGAACCAGAAAATTATTGATGAGAAAAAAACAAATAGATAGACTAGTAGGAGAAACTAAAAATGCAGGGATAACCCTTGTTCCATTAAAAGTCTATATTAAAAATGGTTACGCTAAAGTTTTAATAGGGATTGCTAAAGGTAAAAAGTCTTATGATAAACGAGAAGATTTAAAACGTCGTGACATTAATCGGGAGATTGAACGAACACTGAAAAATCGTTAAAGTTAATATTGTGTGAAAAAAAGTAAAAGTTACCTATACGATTTTTTATATTTACATATAGGTAGCTTTTTTATATAGGTCCATTAATTAATAAAACCCTTATTTTTCTAGGAAAAAAACGTTTTTTATAAGTTATTTTTCAACAAAAGAGTCAAAAGGGCTAAAACTGACGAATTATTTCACATAATTCTTTAAAAAAAGATAAAACTTTGTTACGATAGAGGCGGACATAGGTAATAATGTGAGAGAAGCATGAAAATAGCATCAATAATATATTCTAGGAAGATGGCAATTACTAGCATTTTAACTTATGAATGTGAGAAAAATACTTAACTTATATGGTAAAACAAAAAAAAAAAAGGTTTTATCTATATTTTCATGAAAAAACTTTGTATTTTTCTAACAATGGTGGTATTATAATCATTGTTAAACAGCAATAAGTAATAGATTGATAAGTTAAAACTTATAGTTGCTTGCTCAATTATTATTTTTGTTGTGACGAAATCTTCTCTTTGGAAAAGAGGTGAAGTAATATGAAGGAAGCATCCTGGATTGTTAATATTGCAGGTTTTGATTTTGATGTAACAGTATGTTCTATGGTTTTATTGACTTGCATAATCATCTTTGGTTTTGTGATGTACTGTTCTAGAAATCTTCAACTGAAACCAACAGGGAAACAGAATTTGCTAGAAATGGTAATTGATTTTGTTAGAAATATTTTAGCAAGTAATTTACCAAGTAAAGAAGTTAATAATTATCATTTATTGGCCTTTACATCTTTTCTATTTGTTCTCGTTTCTAATATTCTGGGATTAGTGACAAAAATCGGTATTCATAACACTCAGGGAGAAGAAATCAGTTTGTGGAAAAGTCCAACAGCCGATCCGTTAGTGACATTAACGTTGGCAACAATGATTATTTTGTTAACTAACTATTTCGGTGCCAAAAAATTTGGTTTTAAAGGCTATATCGATAACAGCTTTTTCAAACCAGTTAAATTTTTAATGCCAGTCAAATTGATGGAAGAGTTTACTAACGTCTTAACGTTAGGTTTGCGTCTGTATGGTAACATTTATGCAGGTGAGGTACTATTAACTCTTATCGCTAATACTGGCGCTAGCAAAGGGCTAGTGACATTCATTCCGATGATTCCACTGGAAATGATCTGGATTGGATTCTCAATCTTTATCGGCGGTATCCAAGCTTACGTGTTTGTCACGTTATCAATGGTTTACTTGTCTCACAAAATCGCAGAAGAGCACTAATTTAAGTAATGAGTCAACAAATTAAAAACTAAAAAAAGTAAAAACAATAATCATCAAGATTATTTAGGAGGAAATATAATATGAATTTCATCGCAGCATCAATCGCAGTATTCGGATCAGCCATCGCAGCTTCTTATGGTAATGGTAAAGTAATTTCTAAAACAATCGAATGTATGGCACGCCAACCAGAAATGTCAAGTGAATTAAAAGGAACAATGTTTATCGGTGTTGGTTTGATCGAGGCCGTGCCAATTCTAGGTGTGGTTATCGCTTTATTATTAATTTTCTTATAAAATAAAACACGAAGGCAGGACGCCGAAAGCATCGGACAACCGTCTCTGCTTTCTTTCTATTACAATGAAATGCTAATTAGGGCAATGTGCGTGTTATAAGAAGATCTAAAAACTAAGCACAGCTCAATCGGTATAAATGGGAGAGGAAGTGCGAGCGATTATGATTAACAGTTTAGTTATTGGGAATGTACCAACAACTACGTTTACGACTATGGCTTTTGTCAGTTTGTCATTCATCATTCTACTATTTTTGATTAAGAAGTTTGCCTGGGAAGCAATTAGCAACATGCTTGAAGAACGTGCAAATAAAATTGCAAGTGATTTAGATGGTGCTGAACAAGCAAAATTAGAAGCAGATGCTTTGGTTCAAAAAACTGAAGATGAGCTAACAAATGCCAGATCAGAAGCTGCAGCAATTATCAAAAGAGCTAAAGAAAATGCTGAAAACAGTGCTAATAGTATTGTTTCAGATGCAAAAAAAGAAGCGCAAAATTATCGCGAGAAAGCACAACGTGATATGACTCTTGAAAGAGAGCAAATCATCGAGTCAGCTCGTCGTGAAGTTGCCGATTTATCTATTCAAATAGCCACTAAAGTATTGAAAAAAGAATTAAATAAAGATGTTCATGATGATTTAATTAATTCTTATATTGAAGGGCTGGGAACGCAAAATGAAGACTGAAAATTTAACGATTGACAGACGATATGGACGAGTTCTATACGAAACAGCTAAAGAAGAAAAACATTTAGATGAAACGTATCAAGAATTAGTTGTTTTGCGTGACGTGTATGAAGATGTTCCAGAACTTGGTCAGATTCTAAGTGATGATCGCTTGGAACCTTTTGAAAAAGTTGAAATCTTACATGATTTAGATAAAGATTTTAGCGAGACGGTATCAAAATTTTTACGTGTCATTTATGAATATGGCCGTATGCAAGAGATTCCTCAAATTATTGAAGAATTTGAATTTTTATACTATGAAAATAAAGGTATTCTATTAGCCGATGTCACATCTGCTATTGAATTATCAGACAAACAAGATGAAAAATTAAAAGAAAAAATTGCAAAGAGCTTTGATTATGAAACAGTAATTTTACGTAAGAAAGTAGATCCTAATATTTTAGGTGGCTTGGTTATCACAGCGGCTCATAAAGTCATAGATAACAGTGTACGAACTCAATTAGCTTCAATGCACAAAGAGCTCCTTAAGTAAGGTAAAAGAGAAAAAAGAGGTGAAAATGAATGAGCATTAAAGCAAAAGAAATTAGTTCGCTCATTAAACAACAAATCGCCAATTATGCCGATGCTTTAGTCGTGGACGAGGTCGGTGTTGTAACTTACGTTGGTGATGGTATCGCGCGTGCTTATGGCTTGGAAAACGCTATGAGTGGTGAATTATTAGAATTTTCAAATGGTTCATTCGGAATGGCTCAAAACCTTGAATCCAACGATGTTGGGATTATCATTCTTGGGGATTTTGAAACTAT is a window of Vagococcus intermedius DNA encoding:
- the smpB gene encoding SsrA-binding protein SmpB codes for the protein MPKGEGKLIAQNRKARHDFAVLDTIEAGMVLQGTEIKAIRAGRMNLKDGFAKVRNGEVFLHNVHISPYEQGNLFNHEPLRTRKLLMRKKQIDRLVGETKNAGITLVPLKVYIKNGYAKVLIGIAKGKKSYDKREDLKRRDINREIERTLKNR
- the atpB gene encoding F0F1 ATP synthase subunit A, giving the protein MKEASWIVNIAGFDFDVTVCSMVLLTCIIIFGFVMYCSRNLQLKPTGKQNLLEMVIDFVRNILASNLPSKEVNNYHLLAFTSFLFVLVSNILGLVTKIGIHNTQGEEISLWKSPTADPLVTLTLATMIILLTNYFGAKKFGFKGYIDNSFFKPVKFLMPVKLMEEFTNVLTLGLRLYGNIYAGEVLLTLIANTGASKGLVTFIPMIPLEMIWIGFSIFIGGIQAYVFVTLSMVYLSHKIAEEH
- the atpE gene encoding F0F1 ATP synthase subunit C, with protein sequence MNFIAASIAVFGSAIAASYGNGKVISKTIECMARQPEMSSELKGTMFIGVGLIEAVPILGVVIALLLIFL
- the atpF gene encoding F0F1 ATP synthase subunit B, producing MINSLVIGNVPTTTFTTMAFVSLSFIILLFLIKKFAWEAISNMLEERANKIASDLDGAEQAKLEADALVQKTEDELTNARSEAAAIIKRAKENAENSANSIVSDAKKEAQNYREKAQRDMTLEREQIIESARREVADLSIQIATKVLKKELNKDVHDDLINSYIEGLGTQNED
- the atpH gene encoding ATP synthase F1 subunit delta produces the protein MKTENLTIDRRYGRVLYETAKEEKHLDETYQELVVLRDVYEDVPELGQILSDDRLEPFEKVEILHDLDKDFSETVSKFLRVIYEYGRMQEIPQIIEEFEFLYYENKGILLADVTSAIELSDKQDEKLKEKIAKSFDYETVILRKKVDPNILGGLVITAAHKVIDNSVRTQLASMHKELLK